CCAGTAATTCGTATCCTTCAATAATGTCTCCCACTTTGATATCGTTAAAATTCTGGATGTTGAGTCCGCATTCAAATCCGGCTGCCACTTCCCTGGCATCATCCTTGAATCGCTTCAATGATCCAAGTTCTCCGGTATAGATTACAATACCGTCTCGGATCACGCGTACTTTATTATTCCGGCTGATTTTACCGTCAAGCACCATACATCCGGCCACGGTTCCCACCTTAGTGATGTTAAAGACTTCCCGGATCTCGATATTACATAGGATCTTTTCCTGAAATTCCGGCGCAAGCATTCCTTCCATAGCATCCTTAATCTCATTGATGGCGTCGTAGATGATAGAATACAGGCGAATATCAATTTGCTCCTGTTCAGCCAGTTTACGCGCATTCACGGTAGGACGAACCTGGAAGCCCACGATAATAGCATTAGATGCAGAGGCCAGCATGACATCCGACTCGGAGATGGCACCAACCGATTTGTGAATCACCTTCAGCTGTATCTTTTCTGTTGATAGCTTGATGAGGGAATCCGAAAGCGCTTCGATAGAACCGTCCACATCACCTTTCACGATTACATTGAGTTCCTTGAAGTCTCCAATCGCAATCCTTCTTCCGATCTCGTCCAGTGTGATATGCTTGGTTGTGCGGATGGACTGTTCCCGCTGCAGTTGCAGGCGTTTGGAAGCGATATCGCGCGCTTCACGTTCATCATCCATTACATTGAACCGGTCTCCTGCCTGGGGAGCGCCGGTAAGACCAAGGATCTGAACCGGAATAGACGGACCCGCTTCTTCTACAATCTGGCCCCGTTCATTATACATTGCTTTGATTCTTCCCGAGTAACATCCGGCGAGCATTACATCACCCACCCGCAAGGTTCCTGCCTGTACGAGGATGGTAGCTACATACCCCCGGCCTTTATCCAATGAAGATTCGATGATGGTTCCAGTGGCCAGCCGTTTCGGGTTGGCCTTCAAATCCAGCATATCCGACTCAAGCAATACCTTTTCGAGGAGGGTATCAATATTCAATCCTTTCTTTGCGGAAACTTCCTGACACTGGTATTTTCCTCCCCATTCCTCCACCAGAATATTCATTTGCGAAAGTGCCTCACGGATCTTTTCTGCGTTCGCTCCCGGCTTATCAATTTTATTGATTGCAAACACCATTGGTACACCTGCAGCCTGTGCGTGGTTAATTGCTTCCACGGTCTGAGGCATCACACTGTCGTCTGCTGCCACTACAATAATCGCTACGTCCGTTACTTTTGCACCTCGTGCACGCATAGCGGTAAAAGCCTCGTGACCGGGAGTATCCAGAAAGGTGATCGTTTTTCCGGAATCCAGCTTCACATTATAGGCACCAATATGCTGTGTAATTCCTCCAGCTTCACCGGCAATCACGTTCGACTTTCGAATATGATCCAGCAAAGAGGTTTTTCCGTGATCCACGTGACCCATTACCGTTACAATGGGCGGGCGGGTGATCAGTTCATCCGGCTTATCCTCTTCCTCCCGGATGGCCTCCTGCACATCTACACTCACAAATTCAACCTTGAATCCAAATTCTTCGGCTACAATCACAATGGTTTCAGCATCCAGTCGCTGATTGATAGAGACGAAGAGTCCCAGCGACATGCAGGAGGAAATAACCTGCGCCACGGAAATACCCATCATGGTGGCCAGTTCGTTTGCGGTCACAAACTCAGTAACCTTAAGCGTTTTGGACTCCGTTGCGGTAATTTCCGCCTGCTCCTGCAATTTTCTATTGATTTCCGTGCGCTTCTCCCTGCGGTACTTAGATGCTTTTGATTTTCCTCCACTGCTCAGGCGCTGCAGGGTTTCCTTTATCTGCGCCTGTATTTCCTCTTCTGTCAGTTCCACCTTTTCGTCGCGCCGCTTCCCACGACCCTGCCTTTGTACACCTGCACCGGTTTCCGGTGCTCCACCTTCCTTCTGAATCCGTTTACGCTTCTTTTTCTTGTCTTTCCCGAACGCCTCATTAGAAGATGCCACTGGTTTTTTCTTCTCCTCAACCGGTAAATTGATCTTTGCAAGAATCTTAGGCCCTTCCAGTTTCTGATAATTCGTTTTCAGGAAATTATCTTCCTCCGGTTTCTTCACCTCTACAGGCGGTATAATCACTTCCGGTTTCTCCTCCGGAGTTTCCTCCGTTTTAGTTGCCTTTTTAGTGGTTTTCTTTTTCTTGGGTGTTTCCTCCGGTTCTTCCTTTTTTGCTGTCTTTTTTGCTTTAGATTTTGTGCCACCTACCGCTTCCAGATCAATTTTACCCTTCACGCTTACCTTCACCGCATCGGAATCTACTTTAGCTTTGATTACCTCTTCAGGTTCTTCCTTTTTTGCTTTTTTTGCAGAGGAGTCCTTAATCATGAGTTCTTCCTCCTCTTCCCGGCCCGGCCGCTGCGTAACATCCACATCATCCAGGGTCAGCGACTCTTTTTTCGCTTTCACCGTAGTGGAGATTGTTTTGGCATCCTCCTTATCTTTCTTTTCACTCTGGAATTCGTCCAGAAGCAACTCGTACATCCGCTGGGTGATCTTGGTATTGGGATTACTTTCGATCTTATGCCCTTTGGCGGCGAGGTACTCAATAATGTGGGGCATGCCCACATTGAGTTCCTTCAGAACTTTACTAAGCCTTATGCTGGCGGTTTCTGTCATAGAATGTCTATTCGAATTCTGCTTTTAAAATATTGCGCACTTCTTTCACTGTTTCCTCCTCGAGGTCCGTACGTTTCACGAGATCGTCTACGGAAAGTTCGAGTACCGACTTGGCCGTATCGCACCCGATACCCTTGAGTTCATCAATGATCCATCCGTCAATCTCGTCTGCAAACTCTTCCAGATCCACGTCTTCAGAATCCTCATCGGTATCGCGGTAGACGTCAATCTCGTATCCCGTGAGTTTTCCGGCGAGTTTGATATTATGTCCCCCCTTTCCGATGGCAAGCGAAACCTGGTCGGGCTTAAGATAAACCTCCGCTCGCTTACTTTCATCATCGAGCTTAATGGAGGTTATTTTCGCGGGGCTCAGAGCCCGTTGAATAAACAGGGTAGAGTTATTGGTAAAGTTGATCACATCAATATTCTCATTCCTCAATTCGCGTACGATGCCATGAATACGTGACCCTTTCATGCCCACACAGGCACCCACCGGGTCAATCCGGTCATCGTAGGATTCCACAGCCACTTTAGCACGTTCGCCGGGTTCCCTCACGATGCGTTTGATGGTAATGAGTCCATCAAATACTTCCGGCACTTCTTGCTCGAACAAACGTTCAAGGAAGAGTGGCGACGTACGGGAGAGGATAATCACAGGATTATTATTCTTGAGTTCTACTCCGGAAACCACGGCGCGCACATTATCACCCTTCTTAAAGAAATCCGACGGAATCTGCTCCACTTTGGGAAGGATCAGTTCATTGCCTTCGTCATCGAGCACCAGTAACTCCCTTTTCCATATCTGATAAACTTCACCGGTCACGATCTCGCCGATCCTGTCCTTATACTTCTTGTAAAGGTTGTCTTTTTCCCGTTCCAGGATCTTAGAAACCAGGTTCTGGCGGACAGACAGAACCGCCCGGCGGCCGAAGTCATTAAGATATATCTGGTCGGTCACTTCTTCGCCCAGTTCAAAATCAGGTTCAATTTTTTTTGCTTCGGTAAGGCTGATATGCCTGTTTTCATCATAATCGAAACTATCTTCAGCAAATTCATCATCTACAATCTCTCGGCGGCGCCATATCTCCACATCCCCTTTGTCCGGGTTCACGATGATGTCAAAATTTTCGTCGGAGTTGTAACGCTTTCTGATCATACTGCGGAACACATCCTCCAGGATGCTCATCAGGGTTACGCGGTCGATGTTCTTGATCTCTTTGAATTCTGAGAAGGATTCGATCAGGTTGATGTTGTTCATTGTTTTGTTTATTTGAACGTTATGGTTTTTTTGGTTTGTTTTATTTCCGGGTATTCAAACCGGTGACGTATCACCGGGTCATTCTTCCATTTTGGCTTTTCTTCGATCTCAATTCCCTGTTCATCCGCCGCACTCAGTATGCCCTTTTTCTTCTTTCCGTTTTGCAGCAGTACCTCCACTACGCGCCCCACGTTTTTGATGTACTGCCTTTGTACTACGAAGGGCTCCTCCAATCCTGCGGAAGAAACCTCCAGTTCAAAATCCTCCACATCCCGATCCAGTGTGGCCTCTATCTTCCGGTGCAGTTCGCGGCAGTCGTCTATTCGTACTCCCTGATCTGCATCCACTCTCACAAGTATCCGGTTACCCGGACTCACCTTCACATCCAGCAGGAACAGCGGGGAGCCGCTCAGATGCTCTCTGCAAATTTCCTCCACTCTTTCGGCTGCGATCATTGAACCTTATACAAACAAAAGAGGGGCTTTTGACCCCTCTTTATTATACCGTATCTACCCCGCAAAAGTAGGTATTTCCGCGATCCTAGCCAAATATTAGTCATGATTTTGCCTGTGTTTTTATTACCTTTGCCCCCTCAGAATCAGGTAGATGAAGGTAATAGAACATCTGAAAAAAGCAAAAGGAACGCTTTTCTCCATTGAAATTCTGCCCCCTCTCAAGGGGAAGAGCATTCAATCGATTTTTGACGGGATTGATCCTTTAATGGAATTCAAACCTTCTTTCATCGATGTAACATATCACCGTGAGGAGTATGTCTACAAGAAAAGAGAGGGCGGATATCTTGAAAAGGTGAGTATCCGCAAACGACCTGGAACGGTGGGTATTTGCGCGGCCATCATTAATCGCTATCATGTGGATGCCGTGCCACATATTATCTGTGGCGGTTTCAGCAAGGAGGAGACGGAAAGTGCGCTGATAGATCTTCAGTTTGTCGGCATTGATAATGTACTTGCACTGCGGGGTGATTCCATTAAATCCGAACCTGCTTTTGTTCCGGAACCAAACGGGCATGAATATGCTTCTGATCTGGTCAGACAGATCGTGCACATGAACTGCGGTAAATATCTGCACGAGGAGGTGGAAAACATGGCGCCCACCAATTTCTGTGTTGGCGTAGCCGGGTACCCCGAAAAGCATTACGAAGCTCCGAATATGAAATCGGATCTGAAATACCTTAAGGCTAAGATTGATGCAGGTGCAGAATACATCGTAACGCAGATGTTTTTCGACAATAAGGCCTATTTTGATTTTGTGGACAAGTGCCGTGATATGGGGATCAAAGTTCCCATTCTCCCCGGGCTCAAGATTCTTACCTCCCGGAGTCAGGCGAAGATCCTGCCAAAAACATTTAAGATTGACATACCCGACGCGCTGCTGGATGCAGTTGAAAAATGCAAATCGGATGCTGAAGCAAAAGAAGTGGGAATTGAATGGGCCATACAGCAGAGCAAGGAACTGGTAAAAGCCAAAGCTCCCTGCCTGCATTTTTATACAATGGGAACATCAGAAACTACCCGCCGCGTAGCTAAAGAGGTGTTTTAAGCAGGGCCTGCACATACTTCCCGATCACATCAAATTCGAGATTCACCTTATCCCCTGCCTTCAGGTATTTGAAATTCGTGTGCTCGAAGGTGTAAGGAATAATGGCCACTGAAAACACACCGGGTCCGGGATCTACCACAGTTAGTGAAACGCCGTTCACACTTACGGATCCTTTTGGAATAAGAACATGCGGGAGATCGAAATGAAAAGTAAAGATATGACTTCCGTTGTCTGTCCTCACTTCTTTACAAATACCGGTTCCGTCGATATGCCCCTGCACAATATGGCCATCCAGCCTGTCTCCCACTTTCACACTCCGCTCCAGGTTAACCTGTGTTCCCTTTTTCCAATCTCCCAGCTTAGTGCGACGCAGGGTTTC
Above is a genomic segment from Bacteroidia bacterium containing:
- the infB gene encoding translation initiation factor IF-2 — its product is MTETASIRLSKVLKELNVGMPHIIEYLAAKGHKIESNPNTKITQRMYELLLDEFQSEKKDKEDAKTISTTVKAKKESLTLDDVDVTQRPGREEEEELMIKDSSAKKAKKEEPEEVIKAKVDSDAVKVSVKGKIDLEAVGGTKSKAKKTAKKEEPEETPKKKKTTKKATKTEETPEEKPEVIIPPVEVKKPEEDNFLKTNYQKLEGPKILAKINLPVEEKKKPVASSNEAFGKDKKKKRKRIQKEGGAPETGAGVQRQGRGKRRDEKVELTEEEIQAQIKETLQRLSSGGKSKASKYRREKRTEINRKLQEQAEITATESKTLKVTEFVTANELATMMGISVAQVISSCMSLGLFVSINQRLDAETIVIVAEEFGFKVEFVSVDVQEAIREEEDKPDELITRPPIVTVMGHVDHGKTSLLDHIRKSNVIAGEAGGITQHIGAYNVKLDSGKTITFLDTPGHEAFTAMRARGAKVTDVAIIVVAADDSVMPQTVEAINHAQAAGVPMVFAINKIDKPGANAEKIREALSQMNILVEEWGGKYQCQEVSAKKGLNIDTLLEKVLLESDMLDLKANPKRLATGTIIESSLDKGRGYVATILVQAGTLRVGDVMLAGCYSGRIKAMYNERGQIVEEAGPSIPVQILGLTGAPQAGDRFNVMDDEREARDIASKRLQLQREQSIRTTKHITLDEIGRRIAIGDFKELNVIVKGDVDGSIEALSDSLIKLSTEKIQLKVIHKSVGAISESDVMLASASNAIIVGFQVRPTVNARKLAEQEQIDIRLYSIIYDAINEIKDAMEGMLAPEFQEKILCNIEIREVFNITKVGTVAGCMVLDGKISRNNKVRVIRDGIVIYTGELGSLKRFKDDAREVAAGFECGLNIQNFNDIKVGDIIEGYELLEVKQKL
- the nusA gene encoding transcription termination/antitermination protein NusA is translated as MNNINLIESFSEFKEIKNIDRVTLMSILEDVFRSMIRKRYNSDENFDIIVNPDKGDVEIWRRREIVDDEFAEDSFDYDENRHISLTEAKKIEPDFELGEEVTDQIYLNDFGRRAVLSVRQNLVSKILEREKDNLYKKYKDRIGEIVTGEVYQIWKRELLVLDDEGNELILPKVEQIPSDFFKKGDNVRAVVSGVELKNNNPVIILSRTSPLFLERLFEQEVPEVFDGLITIKRIVREPGERAKVAVESYDDRIDPVGACVGMKGSRIHGIVRELRNENIDVINFTNNSTLFIQRALSPAKITSIKLDDESKRAEVYLKPDQVSLAIGKGGHNIKLAGKLTGYEIDVYRDTDEDSEDVDLEEFADEIDGWIIDELKGIGCDTAKSVLELSVDDLVKRTDLEEETVKEVRNILKAEFE
- the rimP gene encoding ribosome assembly cofactor RimP — translated: MIAAERVEEICREHLSGSPLFLLDVKVSPGNRILVRVDADQGVRIDDCRELHRKIEATLDRDVEDFELEVSSAGLEEPFVVQRQYIKNVGRVVEVLLQNGKKKKGILSAADEQGIEIEEKPKWKNDPVIRHRFEYPEIKQTKKTITFK
- the metF gene encoding methylenetetrahydrofolate reductase [NAD(P)H], giving the protein MKVIEHLKKAKGTLFSIEILPPLKGKSIQSIFDGIDPLMEFKPSFIDVTYHREEYVYKKREGGYLEKVSIRKRPGTVGICAAIINRYHVDAVPHIICGGFSKEETESALIDLQFVGIDNVLALRGDSIKSEPAFVPEPNGHEYASDLVRQIVHMNCGKYLHEEVENMAPTNFCVGVAGYPEKHYEAPNMKSDLKYLKAKIDAGAEYIVTQMFFDNKAYFDFVDKCRDMGIKVPILPGLKILTSRSQAKILPKTFKIDIPDALLDAVEKCKSDAEAKEVGIEWAIQQSKELVKAKAPCLHFYTMGTSETTRRVAKEVF
- a CDS encoding riboflavin synthase, with translation MFSGIVECVGEVTGIRTDSGNVHFTLTAPFAAELKADQSVSHDGVCLTVVSCHEESYTVTAVAETLRRTKLGDWKKGTQVNLERSVKVGDRLDGHIVQGHIDGTGICKEVRTDNGSHIFTFHFDLPHVLIPKGSVSVNGVSLTVVDPGPGVFSVAIIPYTFEHTNFKYLKAGDKVNLEFDVIGKYVQALLKTPL